A DNA window from Parus major isolate Abel unplaced genomic scaffold, Parus_major1.1 Scaffold351, whole genome shotgun sequence contains the following coding sequences:
- the LOC107198863 gene encoding E3 ubiquitin-protein ligase TRIM7-like: protein MDALPAEASCPICLEYFRDPVSIHCGHHFCRSCIERCWEWSTAGFACPRCRDTAPQRSLRPSRELARVLEIARRLSRGEALGSGDEEEEGCRRHREPLEVFCKEDGALLCAICRESRAHRAHTVLPLPEAVREYREQIQARLQTLKDDREKLLEFREAEMKRNWEYLFQGLRLSLEELSRHLLARLGDLESDIGKVQEENVTSLTKEISRLDTRVQELEEKCQQPARTFLQDISGTLTSLGKENLQLPPSPLPELEKKIHHFREENILLEETLRSFQDILMFELPEKMTVTLDPGTAHPQLLVAPDGSSVSWESARDPPGDGAGAGTGTDPPADGPGPGPGPEPGTDPSVLGREGVTAGRRCWDVQVAPAGSWALGVARETLGSGAETPGSEAETPGSSEWELWSMGLCQGQFWALTSLERIPLFPIRAPSRVRVALDYEGGQVAFFDADKRSLIFAFPAASFKGQSIHPWFLVWGEGSRITLCR from the exons ATGGACGCGCTCCCGGCCGAGGCCTCCTGCCCCATCTGCCTGGAATATTTCCGGGACCCCGTGTCCATCCACTGCGGCCACCACTTCTGCCGCTCGTGCATCGAGCGCTGCTGGGAGTGGTCCACGGCCGGGTTCGCGTGCCCGCGGTGCCGGGACACGGCGCCGCAGCGGAGCCTCCGCCCGAGCCGCGAGCTGGCGCGGGTGCTGGAGATCGCCCGGCGCCTGAGCCGCGGGGAAGCCCTGGGAAGCGGGGACGAGGAAGAGGAAGGATGCCGGAGGCACCGGGAGCCCCTGGAGGTTTTCTGCAAGGAGGACGGAGCTCTGCTGTGCGCGATCTGCCGCGAGTCCCGCGCGCACCGCGCCCACACCGTGCTCCCGCTGCCGGAGGCTGTCCGGGAATACAGG GAACAAATCCAGGCTCGGCTGCAAACCCTGAAGGACGACAGAGAGAAACTCCTGGAGTTCCGCGAGGCTGAAATGAAGAGAAACTGGGAATATTTG TTCCAGGGGCTGCGCCTCTCCCTGGAGGAGCTTTCCCGTCACCTCCTGGCTCGGCTGGGGGACCTGGAGAGCGACATCGGGAAGGTGCAGGAGGAAAACGTGACGAGCCTGACGAAGGAGATCTCCCGGCTGGACACCCGCGTCCAGGAACTGGAGGAGAAGTGCCAACAGCCAGCCAGGACCTTCCTGCAG GACATCAGCGGAACCTTGACCAG cctCGGAAAGGAAAACCTCCAGCTGCCCCCGTCACctcttccagagctggaaaagaaaattcatcaCTTCAGGGAGGAAAATATTCTCCTGGAGGAGACACTGAGGAGCTTCCAAG ACATCCTGATGTTCGAGCTGCCGGAGAAAA TGACGGTGACGCTGGACCCCGGCACGGCTCACCCCCAGCTCCTCGTGGCGCCCGACGGGAGCAGCGTCAGCTGGGAAAGCGCCCGGGACCCTCCCGGGGACGGAGCCGGGGCTGGAACCGGCACCGACCCTCCCGCGGACGGACCCGGACCCGGACCCGGACCCGAACCCGGCACCGACCCCTCCGTGCTCGGCCGCGAGGGCGTCACGGCCGGGAGGCGCTGCTGGGACGTGCAGGTGGCCCCCGCGGGGTCCTGGGCCCTGGGGGTGGCCAGGGAGACCCTCGGGAGCGGGGCAGAGACCCCCGGGAGCGAGGCAGAGACCCCCGGGAGCTCCGAGTGGGAACTCTGGTCCAtggggctctgccagggccaGTTCTGGGCTCTCACCTCCCTGGAACGCATCCCGCTCTTCCCGATCCGGGCGCCCAGCAGGGTGCGAGTGGCCCTGGACTACGAGGGGGGCCAGGTGGCTTTTTTTGATGCTGATAAGAGAAGTCTGATCTTCGCCTTCCCGGCAGCCTCGTTCAAGGGGCAGAGCATCCACCCCTGGTTCCTGGTGTGGGGCGAGGGCTCCCGGATCACCCTGTGCCGCTGA
- the LOC107198865 gene encoding E3 ubiquitin-protein ligase TRIM39-like codes for MAQPGPAGQLRAEASCSLCLGLFQEPVSIHCGHNFCRGCIERCWQSCRDSFACPRCRETAPERSLRPNRELAKIIRIAQRLSLRGRPGAGERLCHRHGEALKLFCEEEQSPLCRVCRESQDHRLHAAVPIEEAAQEHKEKLQAHAQILKDRREKMLGLKAAEEEKSLDLLERVDAERQRVRAQVKELHQLLEEQERLLLGRLAKLDREIVRRQEENISRLSEQISSVGQQIQELEDKCQQPPWELLQDSRDILSRLEKQSAPEPVETSPELAEEPTGLPQKNVTLKEMLKKFQVSLTLDPDTAHPRLALSEDGKCVWWEDTRRAVPDHPKRFDSSRCVLGREGLGSGRHYWEVQVGNGAAWAVGVAKESVRRKGRISVKPEVGIWAVGQCGSQCQALTSPTVPISLPEAPDVVGVYLDYEAGQVAFFDSQREILMFTYPPMSFGGEQVLPLLCLGRGCQFTLSP; via the exons atggcccagcccggccccgccgggcaGCTCCGGGCCGAGGCCTCCTGCTCGCTGTGCCTCGGCCTCTTCCAGGAGCCCGTGTCCATCCACTGCGGCCACAACTTCTGCCGGGGCTGCATCGAGcgctgctggcagagctgccgGGACTCCTTCGCCTGCCCGCGCTGCCGGGAGACGGCCCCGGAGCGCAGCCTGAGACCCAACCGGGAGCTGGCCAAGATCATCCGCATCGCGCAGCGCCTCAGCCTCAGGGGGCGGCCCGGGGCAGGGGAGCGGCTCTGCCACAGGCACGGCGAGGCTCTGAAGCTCTTCTGcgaggaggagcagagcccccTGTGCCGCGTGTGCCGCGAGTCCCAGGATCACCGGCTCCACGCCGCCGTCCCCATCGAGGAAGCGGCGCAGGAGCACAAG GAGAAACTCCAGGCTCACGCACAGATCCTCAaggacaggagagaaaagatgCTGGGGCTGAAAGcggcagaggaagaaaaaagcttgGACTTGCTC GAGCGGGTGGACGCGGAGCGGCAGAGGGTCCGGGCCCAGGTCAAGGAGTTGcaccagctcctggaggagcaggagcggCTCCTCCTGGGCCGGCTGGCAAAGCTGGACCGGGAGATCGTGCggaggcaggaggagaacaTCAGCAGACTCTCAGAGCAGATCTCCTCTGTGGGCCAGCagatccaggagctggaggacaAGTGCCAGCAGCCACCCTGGGAACTCCTTCAG gacagcagagaCATCCTCAGCAG gctggagaagcagaGTGCCCCGGAGCCAGTGGAGACTTcaccagagctggcagaggaacCCACAGGGTTACCCCAGAAAAACGTCACCCTCAAAGAGATGCTGAAGAAGTTCCAAG TCAGCCTGACGCTGGATCCGGACACAGCCCATCCCCGGCTTGCCCTGTCCGAGGATGGGAAGTGTGTCTGGTGGGAAGACACCCGGAGAGCCGTCCCCGACCACCCCAAACGCTTCGACTCCTCGCGCTGCGTCCTGGGCCGGGAGGGACTCGGCTCTGGCCGGCACTACTGGGAGGTGCAGGTGGGCAACGGGGCCGCCTGGGCCGTCGGTGTGGCCAAGGAATCCGTGCGCAGGAAGGGCCGGATCAGCGTCAAGCCCGAGGTGGGGATCTGGGCCGTGGGGCAGTGTGGGAGCCAGTGCCAGGCTCTCACATCCCCCACCGtccccatctccctgcctgAAGCCCCCGACGTGGTCGGGGTCTACCTGGACTACGAGGCCGGGCAAGTGGCATTCTTTGATTCCCAGAGGGAGATCCTGATGTTCACGTACCCTCCGATGTCCTTTGGTGGGGAGCAggtcctgcccctgctctgcctgggcagggggTGCCAGTTCACGCTGTCCCCGTGA
- the LOC107198857 gene encoding E3 ubiquitin-protein ligase TRIM39-like, which translates to MPREFAAALYIDFLKNARFSSEEAQKRKRQHRNSPVSNSGTEKRNRERRWARNNRRGGPRGRTAALECGKLEDLLQDLKNELEKRQAKKPPEISHPATPAQGQEEKDQQLDVKSSFSRCGKVTFQLPLDAAPEPEERVCHFSWRSSALKETLRKLQASVTLDPNTAHPDLVLSEDGKSVWHGAGPRDLPDSPERFDYWPFVLGHQGFVAGRHCWDVDVGDGGDWAVGVARESVRRKGRLSLGPQGGIWGLEKWGGQIRALTGRKVTLVALRWLPRRVSVHLDCGAGTVAFFDAEDGGLLFVFSRVSFAGERVRPWLWVVGARSQLRLCP; encoded by the exons ACATCGATTTCCTCAAAAACGCGCGATTTTCGTCCGAGGAAGCCCAAAAGAGGAAGCGACAGCACCGAAACAGCCCCGTTAGTAATTCCGGAACCGAGAAGAGGAACCGGGAGCGACGCTGGGCCCGGAATAACAG GAGAGGAGGACCCCGAGGAAGGACAGCTGCCCTGGAGTGCGGGAAACTGGAAGACCTG CTGCAAGACCTGAAAAATGAGCTGGAGAAGAGGCAGGCGAAAAAACCCCCGGAGATTTCCCACCCGGCCACCCCGGCACAGGGGCAGGAAGAGAAGGATCAGCAGCTG GATGTGAAAAGCTCCTTCAGCAG ATGTGGAAAAGTGACTTTCCAGCTGCCCCTGGATGCGGCTCCGGAGCCAGAGGAGCGAGTTTGTCATTTCTCATGGAGGAGCAGTGCCCTGAAGGAAACCCTGAGGAAGCTCCAAG CCAGCGTGACCCTGGACCCCAACACGGCTCACCCCGACCTCGTCCTGTCCGAGGACGGGAAGAGCGTCTGGCACGGAGCCGGACCCCGCGACCTCCCGGACAGCCCGGAGCGCTTTGACTACTGGCCCTTCGTGCTGGGCCACCAGGGCTTCGTGGCCGGGCGGCACTGCTGGGACGTGGATGTGGGGGACGGCGGCGACTGGGCCGTGGGGGTGGCCCGGGAATCCGTGCGGAGGAAGGGGCGGCTCAGCCTCGGCCCCCAGGGCGGCATCTGGGGCCTGGAGAAGTGGGGGGGACAGATCCGGGCGCTGACCGGCCGCAAGGTGACCCTGGTGGCCCTGCGGTGGCTGCCCCGCAGGGTCAGCGTCCACCTGGACTGCGGCGCGGGCACCGTGGCGTTTTTCGATGCCGAGGACGGGGGGCTCCTCTTTGTCTTTTCCCGTGTGTCCTTCGCCGGGGAGAGGGTCCGGCCCTGGCTCTGGGTGGTGGGGGCCAGGTCCCAGCTCCGGCTCTGTCCCTGA